From the genome of Triplophysa rosa unplaced genomic scaffold, Trosa_1v2 scaffold272_ERROPOS173870+, whole genome shotgun sequence, one region includes:
- the drap1 gene encoding dr1-associated corepressor yields MPSKKKKYNSRFPPARIKKIMQTDEEIGKVAAAVPVIISRALELFLESLLTKACHVTQSRNAKTMTTSHLKQCIELEQQFDFLKDLVATVPDMQGEGEENHTEGAEKIPRRGRKPGSGRKNGGTGAKAKDKKLSGTESEQEDESDDSESDVEEEEEEEERQHTSHTSSGLFHSQDMTPQYTPIGAQPGVHTMPAFAPHPSLMGMAPPPPAPLPQKNEDDDDEDYDS; encoded by the exons ATGCCGAGCAAGAAGAAGAAATACAACTCCAGATTCCCTCCG GCCAGGATTAAGAAAATCATGCAGACGGATGAAGAAATAGGCAAAGTGGCGGCTGCGGTTCCAGTTATCATCT CTCGCGCTCTTGAGCTGTTTCTGGAGTCTCTGCTGACAAAGGCTTGTCACGTCACCCAATCACGTAACGCCAAAACCATGACCACGTCACACCT taaaCAGTGCATAGAACTGGAGCAACAGTTTGACTTCCTGAAGGATCTGGTGGCAACAGTGCCCGACATGCAGGGAGAGGGGGAGGAGAACCACACGGAGGGAGCGGAGAAGATCCCACGCAG AGGTCGTAAGCCCGGCTCGGGACGCAAGAACGGCGGCACCGGTGCGAAGGCCAAAGACAAGAAACTGTCTGGAACGGAATCGGAGCAAGAG GATGAGTCTGATGACAGCGAGTCTGatgtggaggaggaggaggaggaggaggagcggCAGCACACGTCTCACACCAGCTCTGGACTCTTTCACAG TCAGGACATGACTCCTCAGTACACGCCCATCGGAGCCCAGCCGGGTGTCCACACCATGCCCGCGTTCGCCCCTCACCCGTCACTCATGGGCATGGCCCCGCCCCCTCCAGCACCCCTGCCGCAGAAGAATGAAGACGACGACGACGAAGATTATGACTCTTAG
- the cunh11orf68 gene encoding UPF0696 protein C11orf68 homolog — MEEGDHADQAERSEVFSAEDYAAEAMAADMDPWIVFDGRKNPRAEFNGWLESNRPSQVSRYRNEGGSGPVGWIAVHGPTSCKDAADVEGLQDSWELLLDSGRSITFHIIKELALNHNVLVGKWLMHLHTGFKVDRAWECIARSTLDGKICSAKVSPRDPQSDAKHVICAYNRNFTDEEQVMSLDAAIRAAGVKCVLYYKPDVYSYLGIYRNNRWKLCPTIYESMFDLESVPRRSHVVNKVTNLEVT, encoded by the coding sequence ATGGAAGAAGGAGATCACGCTGACCAGGCCGAGAGGTCAGAGGTTTTCTCTGCGGAGGATTACGCCGCAGAGGCCATGGCGGCGGATATGGACCCCTGGATCGTTTTCGATGGCCGGAAAAACCCCCGAGCCGAATTCAACGGATGGCTAGAGTCCAACAGACCCTCACAGGTCAGTCGCTACCGAAACGAAGGAGGTTCCGGCCCGGTGGGCTGGATCGCCGTGCACGGGCCCACCTCGTGCAAGGACGCTGCGGATGTGGAGGGTCTCCAGGACAGCTGGGAGTTGCTGCTGGACAGCGGCCGAAGCATCACCTTTCACATCATCAAGGAGCTGGCGTTGAACCATAACGTGCTGGTGGGCAAGTGGCTCATGCATTTGCACACCGGCTTCAAAGTGGACCGCGCCTGGGAGTGCATCGCCAGGTCCACGCTGGACGGCAAGATCTGCTCTGCCAAAGTGAGCCCCAGAGATCCCCAATCGGACGCCAAACACGTGATCTGCGCCTACAACAGGAACTTCACGGACGAAGAGCAGGTGATGAGTCTGGACGCTGCCATCCGGGCGGCGGGGGTCAAGTGCGTCCTCTACTATAAACCTGACGTCTACTCGTATCTGGGAATCTACCGCAACAACCGCTGGAAACTCTGTCCGACCATCTACGAGAGCATGTTTGATCTGGAGAGTGTTCCTCGCCGCTCTCACGTTGTCAACAAGGTCACCAATCTGGAAGTCACCTAG
- the rela gene encoding transcription factor p65, with protein MSLVGSVFEALNHFWYNQGKASKASQGFICPSLHNITRACEKNLRYPWIRCVTRVFPQGGALWDSFASRRLAEEKLRCGVSLGLLVLHRSPEPADCHPTDGKMDGLFHTWAQPTVAQGPYVEIIEQPKARGMRFRYKCEGRSAGSIPGEKSNDTTKTHPAVKVHHYSGPLRVRISLVTKNQPYKPHPHELVGKDCKHGYYEADLQERRIHSFQNLGIQCVKKKDVGEAVSCRLQTQNNPFNIPEAKIWEEEFDLNAVRLCFQVFITLPSGDLFRLEPVVSQPIYDNRAPNTAELKICRVNRNSGTCRGGDEIFLLCDKVQKEDIEVRFFWDSWESKGLFSQADVHRQVAIVFRTPAYRDTNLTEPVRVKMQLRRPSDREVSEPMDFQYLPADPDEHRILEKRKRTEGMLQNLKLNSIISGSSGPADRRPFTTAKRSLAKPVAASGLLTASAVSGGPSVKASHPFFSATPGHLFAPSSQSSLKAEPCASAGDTWPFLSTLVDPQLKASATQDFPTVNLSDLHDFPFSNFAARPQDQINAAGGGDGVGGTAVSQDAQNAFGGGPFRVDPSLTEDFPEFPSFSEVQGSDVENINIEEIQALLGQSGLSAEGGLAMATSSVMGKSADAPEQSANPAGNGSAWMPLPPSIASYINHENMIDSPQAPPPGSSVLEDFEMISSMDEDRLMSILTSNNQVGFQPGHPT; from the exons atgtcactggtAGGGTCTGTCTTTGAGGCTTTGAATCATTTTTGGTACAATCAGGGAAAAGCCTCAAAAGCTTCACAAGGCTTCATCTGCCCATCTCTACATAATATTACTCGCGCGTGCGAGAAGAACCTGAGATATCCGTGGATAAG GTGCGTCACGCGGGTTTTTCCGCAGGGCGGGGCTTTATGGGACTCTTTCGCTTCGCGGAGGCTCGCGGAAGAAAAGCTTCGTTGCGGTGTTTCTTTAGGGTTGTTAGTTCTTCACCGAAGTCCGGAACCGGCCGACTGCCACCCGACAGACGGTAAAATGGACG GGCTCTTTCACACCTGGGCGCAGCCCACCGTGGCTCAAG GTCCGTATGTAGAGATCATCGAGCAGCCGAAGGCGCGAGGGATGCGTTTCCGTTATAAATGTGAGGGTCGATCTGCCGGGAGTATACCTGGAGAAAAGAGCAATGATACCACCAAAACACACCCCGCCGTCAAG GTTCATCATTACAGCGGTCCGCTGAGAGTGAGAATCTCACTGGTGACCAAGAATCAGCCGTATAAACCTCACCCACACGAGCTGGTGGGCAAAGACTGTAAACATGGATATTATGAGGCTGATTTACAGGAGCGACGCATTCACAG tttcCAGAATCTGGGGATTCAGTGCGTTAAGAAAAAGGACGTGGGAGAAGCTGTGTCCTGTCGactacaaacacaaaacaacccGTTTAACA TTCCTGAAGCTAAGATCTGGGAGGAGGAGTTTGATCTGAACGCCGTACGGCTGTGTTTTCAGGTGTTCATCACTCTGCCCAGCGGTGATCTGTTTCGTCTGGAGCCCGTCGTCTCTCAGCCCATCTATGACAACA GAGCTCCAAACACGGCTGAGCTGAAGATCTGTCGAGTGAACAGAAACTCCGGCACCTGTCGAGGAGGAGACGAGATCTTTCTTCTGTGTGATAAAGTACAGAAGG AGGACATCGAGGTGAGGTTTTTCTGGGACTCGTGGGAGAGCAAAGGATTGTTCTCGCAGGCTGACGTTCACAGACAGGTGGCCATCGTGTTCCGCACGCCGGCGTACCGCGACACCAACCTGACGGAACCCGTGCGTGTGAAAATGCAGCTGCGCCGGCCGTCTGATCGAGAGGTCAGCGAACCCATGGACTTCCAGTACCTGCCCGCAGATCCAG ATGAGCACAGAATCCtggagaagagaaagagaacgGAAGGAATGCTGCAAAACCTCAAACTCAACAGCATCATTTCAG GTTCATCCGGTCCCGCGGACAGACGGCCGTTCACCACAGCCAAAAGATCTCTAGCCAAACCTGTAGCCGCGAGTGGGCTCCTGACAg CTTCAGCCGTGTCTGGAGGTCCATCAGTGAAGGCGTCTCATCCGTTCTTCAGCGCGACTCCTGGTCATCTGTTTGCTCCGTCCTCTCAGAGCTCACTCAAAGCCGAGCCGTGCGCGTCCGCCGGAGACACGTGGCCGTTCCTCAGCACCTTGGTCGATCCTCAGCTCAAAGCCAGCGCGACTCAAGACTTCCCCACCGTCAACCTGTCCGACCTACACGACTTTCCCTTCAGCAACTTCGCCGCACGGCCACAAGATCAGATCAACGCAGCCGGCGGAGGCGACGGTGTCGGCGGCACAGCGGTGTCACAAGACGCGCAGAATGCGTTCGGCGGCGGACCCTTCAGGGTCGATCCCTCCCTGACCGAAGACTTTCCTGAGTTCCCCAGCTTCTCCGAAGTGCAAGGCTCTGACGTGGAGAACATCAACATCGAGGAGATCCAGGCGCTGCTGGGTCAGAGCGGACTCTCTGCTGAAGGAGGACTCGCCATGGCAACCTCATCAGTCATGGGCAAGTCTGCGGACGCGCCGGAACAGTCCGCCAATCCTGCCGGGAACGGCTCCGCCTGGATGCCCCTCCCCCCGAGCATTGCCAGCTACATAAATCACGAGAACATGATTGACAGTCCGCAGGCTCCGCCCCCCGGGTCCTCTGTACTGGAGGACTTCGAAATGATCAGTTCCATGGATGAAGATCGTCTCATGTCCATCTTGACCAGCAACAACCAAGTGGGCTTTCAGCCTGGACATCCCACCTAA
- the si:cabz01076231.1 gene encoding calcium-binding protein 2, with protein sequence MAQNAQRAPSTDSVKSVQSSDAVPKSALRKTASGDTNTITTNKKSSEDAMNKVYTNLLNSVFGQERELSQPELDELAEAFKEFDYDQDGYLNYKDLAECMRTMGYMPTEMELLEIIQQIKMRLGGLMDFDDFCELMGPRMMEETADMLGLRELKCSFSQFDTDGDGKISLDEMKEAVKTLLGEKLKKGELEEILKELDLNGDGTVDFDEFVMMLSVR encoded by the exons ATGGCCCAGAACGCACAGAGAGCGCCATCCACAGACAG CGTTAAATCTGTCCAGTCGTCCGATGCCGTCCCTAAGTCAGCCCTCCGGAAGACCGCGTCCGGTGACACCAACACAATAACAACCAACAAGAAATCCAGCGAGGACGCCATGAACAAGGTGTACACCAACCTGCTGAACAGCGTCTTCGGTCAG GAGAGAGAGTTATCTCAGCCCGAGCTGGACG AGCTGGCTGAAGCGTTTAAGGAGTTTGATTATGATCAGGACGGATATCTGAACTATAAAGATCTGGCAGAATGTATGAGGACGATGGGCTACATGCCCACTGAGATGGAACTCCTGGAGATCATTCAACAGATTAAAATGAGAC TGGGCGGTCTGATGGATTTCGATGATTTTTGTGAGTTGATGGGTCCCAGGATGATGGAGGAGACAGCGGACATGCTCGGTCTCAGAGAACTCAAATGCTCCTTCAGTCAG TTTGACACAGATGGAGATGGAAAGATCTCTCTGGATGAGATGAAGGAGGCCGTGAAGACTCTGTTAGGAGAGAAACTCAAGAAGGGAGAACTGGAGGAGATTCTGAAGGAGTTGGATCTGAACGGTGATGGAACGGTGGACTTTGATG AGTTTGTGATGATGTTGTCAGTGCGGTga